One genomic window of Camelina sativa cultivar DH55 chromosome 5, Cs, whole genome shotgun sequence includes the following:
- the LOC104784484 gene encoding uncharacterized protein LOC104784484 produces the protein MMMPDYRSTVGLKNKCHCRLLVPVSDVVVTLVLIYVSKLQLWFGCVVDLCQFRPAVAFPPVHCLFGSACTPCRSVSFLADSSQTLRDVSVVVVASGSVFEALCPSMRLFTCRVMLSLFLRDWLSL, from the exons ATGATGATGCCGGATTATAGATCTACGGTTGGTTTGAAGAATAAATGCCATTGTCGTTTGCTTGTTCCTGTCTCAGATGTTGTAGTTACTCTTGTTCTTATCTACGTTTCGAAGCTGCAGTTGTGGTTTGGCTGTGTAGTGGATCTTTGTCAGTTCCGTCCAGCCGTTGCCTTTCCTCCCGTTCATTGTCTCTTCGGTTCAGCTTGTACTCCTTGCAG ATCAGTTAGCTTTTTGGCGGACTCTAGTCAGACGTTAAGAGACGTTTCAGTCGTCGTCGTCGCATCTGGAAGTGTGTTCGAGGCTCTATGTCCTTCTATGAGGCTCTTTACTTGCCGGGTTATGTTGTCcttgtttttgagagattggctCTCTTTGTGA
- the LOC104784485 gene encoding protein PALE CRESS, chloroplastic — MAATSLVLTCGSPLFSPRLVSEVKTLLRTESSISFSKISLVRLNTPGDKFIRRCSKEKDEVLLEGMPPEYYDDEWQARQREKTKELRRMQREEEEEEERKIEEYREIGMRLKEFPEEDLRKARKLVSSFIRAAEEVEERIEEAAEKGELDELVLMIIWNRLDLARRDDEKDAVRSLDLLYRRVETEILKRQASPAMKLLNDLLNMHDGFEDDAWLKDCRKRMAETFPREDPFSILMPPGFDIDMHQGPLRPPIETETDNTLLRVDFVRELDALLREVRVEEDADTGKKGEGLDPEAIALKFKQQEKQRTIRQVEAILDLALNLRW, encoded by the exons ATGGCGGCGACGTCGTTGGTGCTAACGTGCGGATCTCCTCTGTTCAGCCCTCGGCTTGTTTCTGAAGTGAAGACGCTTCTGAGGACAGAGTCCTCGATTTCGTTCTCCAAAATTAGTTTGGTTCGTCTAAATACTCCTGGCGATAAATTCATAAGAAGATGCTCGAAGGAAAAAGATGAAGTGCTTCTAGAAGGAATGCCACCGGAGTATTACGATGAT GAATGGCAAGCTCGACAGAGAGAGAAGACGAAAGAATTGAGGCGGATGCAgcgggaggaagaagaagaagaggagagaaagattgaagagTACCGTGAAATTGGCATGAGGTTGAAAGAATTTCCTGAGGAAGACTTAAGGAAAGCCAGAAAGCTCGTCTCCAGCTTCATCAGAGCTGCCGAGGAAGTCGAAGAG AGAATTGAAGAAGCAGCCGAGAAAGGAGAACTTGACGAGCTTGTCCTCATGATTATATGGAACCGCCTTGACCTTGCTCGCCGCGat GATGAGAAGGACGCCGTACGAAGTCTTGATCTTTTGTATAGAAGAGTCGAG ACAGAGATCTTAAAACGGCAAGCAAGTCCTGCGATGAAACTGCTGAATGATCTTCTAAACATGCATGATGGTTTTGAAGACGATGCTTGGCTCAAGGACTGCAGGAAACGAATGGCTGAGACCTTCCCACGAGAAGACCCCTTCAGCATTCTAATGCCACCCGGATTCGACATTGATATG CATCAAGGACCGTTGCGACCGCCCATTGAGACTGAGACGGACAACACCCTTTTGAGAGTAGACTTTGTAAGAGAATTGGATGCATTGCTACGGGAAGTGAGAGTAGAGGAAGACGCCGATACTGGTAAGAAAGGAGAAGGGCTTGATCCTGAAGCTATAGCACTTAAATTTAAGCAGCAAGAGAAGCAGCGAACCATCCGTCAAGTTGAAGCCATTCTTGATTTGGCCCTCAACTTGAGGTGGTAG